Proteins from a single region of Puntigrus tetrazona isolate hp1 chromosome 2, ASM1883169v1, whole genome shotgun sequence:
- the zp3f.2 gene encoding zona pellucida glycoprotein 3f, tandem duplicate 2, translating into MIYLCLGFFVFAVATPFEVSGDSHNDIQITCGEQSVYVIWKVDKSMTGNPTRLFLGTCFPSRFSNKTNGAVAEFYYGLTDCGFRRMATWKYLVYENKLNYRPLPKPHPPSFSYPVRCVYDRPKGWTPAFQSSSAGFIQGHGELAFNMAILNYNFSGPAESNVFPLGSFVPIWAGVNQQAHQPLLLLLEECVASTTFEIYPDTLTYPLITNKGCLVDSKKSFSRFLPRYHSSSIILNLQAFRFAVGQEVYIHCKLIAWDPDNLNEANKACNYNQTTGEWELLDDPFQNSLCQCCDSTCQVREKRDTNSAPQGLVLKSVLGPLTFTEVSP; encoded by the exons ATGATTTACTTATGTCtaggattttttgtttttgcagttgcCACACCATTTGAAGTGTCTGGAGATAGTCATAATG ATATTCAAATTACATGTGGGGAGCAATCTGTTTATGTTATTTGGAAAGTGGACAAATCGATGACTGGAAATCCTACTCGTCTTTTTCTGGGTACTTGTTTTCCTTCACGCTTCTCGAATAAGACCAATGGAGCAGTTGCAGAATTTTACTATGGACTTACTGATTGCGGCTTCAGACGTATG GCAACATGGAAATACTTGGTGTATGAGAACAAGCTGAACTACAGGCCACTGCCAAAGCCCCACCCTCCTTCTTTCAGCTATCCAGTTAGATGTGTTTATGACAG ACCGAAGGGTTGGACTCCTGCTTTCCAGAGCTCTTCTGCTGGTTTTATTCAAGGTCATGGAGAACTGGCCTTTAACATGGCAATTCTGAATT ATAATTTCAGTGGCCCTGCAGAATCCAATGTCTTTCCACTGGGATCTTTTGTTCCTATATGGGCCGGTGTTAACCAGCAAGCCCATCAAcctctgctgctgcttctggaGGAATGTGTAGCCTCCACAACATTTGAAATCTACCCAGATACTCTTACATACCCACTCATCACCAACaaagg GTGTCTCGTGGATAGTAAGAAGAGCTTTTCCAGGTTTTTGCCAAGGTATCACTCCTCCTCGATTATTCTTAACCTACAAGCTTTCAGATTCGCTGTGGGACAAGAG GTCTATATCCATTGCAAACTAATTGCATGGGACCCTGACAACCTCAACGAAGCAAATAAAGCCTGCAATTATAATCAAACCACAGGAGA ATGGGAGCTTCTAGACGACCCATTCCAGAATTCTCTTTGTCAGTGCTGTGATTCAACATGTCAAGTTCGTGAAAAGCGGGACACCAATTCTG CACCTCAAGGACTGGTACTAAAGTCAGTGTTGGGACCTCTGACATTTACAGAAGTTTCACCATGA
- the nedd8l gene encoding NEDD8 ubiquitin like modifier, like, whose protein sequence is MLIKVKTLTGKEIEIDIEPTDKVERIKERVEEKEGIPPQQQRLIYSGKQMNDEKTAADYKIQGGSVLHLVLALRGGQNLH, encoded by the exons ATGTTGATTAAAGTTAAG ACACTCACAGGCAAAGAAATAGAAATTGACATCGAGCCTACAGACAAG gTGGAGAGAATCAAAGAGAGGGTGGAAGAAAAGGAGGGGATCCCTCCACAACAGCAAAGACTCATTTACAGTGGGAAACAAAT GAATGATGAGAAGACTGCTGCTGACTACAAGATCCAGGGAGGATCTGTCCTGCATTTAGTTCTCGCTCTCAGAGGAGGGCAAAACCTGCACTAG
- the ap1g2 gene encoding AP-1 complex subunit gamma-like 2 — MTPSVRLQEMIRVIRSARTQGEERGIIQRECADIRAQFRQGDNGERSHSLAKLLYVHMLGYPAHFGQMECVRLIASPRYSEKRIGYLGAMMLLDEKQDASLLITNSIKNDLSHSSQYVQSLALCTLACMGSAEMCRDLAPEIERLLRASNSYIKKKATLCAVHIIRKVPELAELFTPSARTLLSEKNHGVLHGAVVLITELCQRNPDTLDQFRKAVPELVQIMKGLVTSSYSPEHNVAGISDPFLQVRILRLLRILGHNNDTASDAMNDLLAQVATNTDSSKTAGSAVLYETVLTIMDINSESGLRVLAVNILGRFLLNNDRNIRYISMTSLQKIVQTDHNAVQRHRGTIVDCLKDQDTSVKRRALELSLALVSAVNIRSMMKELLIFLSVCPPELRSQTASGIFNAAERYSPSKRWHIDTILHVLTTAGGDVRDETVPNLIQLITTASELHCYTVHKLYRALVKDITQQSLVQVACWCIGEYGDLLLKGECEEIEPVQVTEDDVLDALETVLQSHMSSPATRGFALTATMKLSTRITDNVDRIRSIVSIYGSCIDLELQQRAVEYNALFKKYDHMRAAVLERMPVMDKNSPGHTNGDTSVEIKEPDTSKPKPIEAGLLSEPVSQVCDLLDLLGGTDTPLQPSPVPTSTPTTTSSADLLDLLGGLEPTPVPAVSVYEKNGLSLKIQCDKQTETEVIVTLIASNFTQSDITNFTLQAAVPKSVQLQMKAPSGNVIPAHGLGQVTQTVLLNNPNKVSLKMRIRVSYSNQGAVHQDTVQIDSFPSAACQPSISPL, encoded by the exons ATGACTCCCTCAGTGCGTTTACAGGAAATGATCCGAGTCATCCGAAGTGCCCGGACGCAAGGTGAGGAGAGGGGCATCATCCAAAGAGAGTGTGCGGATATCCGAGCGCAGTTTCGCCAGGGGGACAATGGGGAGCGTTCGCACAGCCTGGCAAAACTACTCTATGTGCACATGCTGGGCTACCCTGCACACTTCGGCCAG ATGGAGTGTGTACGTCTGATTGCCAGCCCTAGGTACAGCGAGAAGCGGATTGGTTACCTGGGAGCCATGATGCTCCTAGATGAGAAGCAGGATGCTAGTTTACTGATTACCAACTCAATCaagaa TGACCTTTCCCACAGCAGTCAGTATGTTCAGTCTCTGGCTCTATGCACTCTGGCCTGCATGGGTTCAGCTGAGATGTGTCGAGACCTGGCACCAGAGATCGAACGGCTCCTCAGGGCCTCTAATTCTTATATCAAGAAAAAG GCCACGCTGTGTGCCGTCCACATAATAAGAAAGGTCCCAGAGCTTGCAGAGCTGTTTACTCCTTCAGCAAGGACTCTGCTCTCTGAGAAGAACCACG GGGTTTTGCATGGGGCTGTAGTTCTTATCACCGAATTGTGTCAGCGTAATCCTGACACTCTTGACCAGTTCCGCAAG GCTGTTCCTGAGCTGGTTCAGATTATGAAAGGTCTCGTGACATCCAGTTATTCTCCTGAGCACAACGTAGCTGGTATCAGTGACCCTTTTCTACAG GTTCGCATTCTTAGGTTGCTAAGAATCCTTGGTCACAACAACGACACCGCTAGTGATGCCATGAATGACTTATTGGCACAg GTGGCTACAAATACAGACAGCAGTAAGACTGCAGGCAGTGCTGTGCTATACGAAACAGTCCTAACTATTATGGACATCAACTCAGAAAGCGGCCTTAGG GTACTAGCTGTAAATATTCTTGGCAGATTTCTACTTAATAATGACAGGAATATTCG CTACATTTCAATGACATCTCTCCAGAAGATTGTACAGACGGACCACAATGCAGTGCAGCGGCACAGAGGCACCATTGTGGACTGCCTGAAAGATCAAGACACCTCAGTGAAACG gCGTGCACTGGAACTGTCACTTGCCCTTGTGTCTGCCGTGAACATTCGCTCAATGATGAAAGAGCTCCTCATTTTTCTTTCAGTCTGTCCCCCAGAGCTTCGATCTCAAACCGCTTCTGGCATCTTCAATGCTGCTGAAAG GTATTCCCCTTCTAAGCGCTGGCACATTGATACCATCCTGCATGTACTCACCACG GCAGGGGGCGATGTAAGGGATGAGACTGTGCCCAATCTAATCCAACTCATCACTACTGCTTCTGAGCTCCACTGTTACACTGTTCACAAACTCTATAGAGCACTTGTAAAAGATATTACACAG CAATCCTTGGTCCAAGTTGCATGCTGGTGTATAGGAGAGTATGGAGACCTGCTTCTGAAGGGCGAGTGTGAGGAGATTGAGCCTGTGCAg GTTACTGAGGATGACGTCCTTGATGCCTTGGAAACAGTTCTACAGTCCCACATGTCTTCGCCGGCAACCAGAGGCTTCGCACTCACTGCTACCATGAAGCTGAGCACTCGTATCACAGACAATGTCGA CCGAATCAGAAGTATTGTCAGTATTTATGGCAGCTGCATTGACCTGGAACTTCAGCAGAGAGCAGTTGAATATAATGCACTCTTCAAGAAATATGATCACATGAG AGCTGCGGTGTTGGAGAGAATGCCTGTGATGGACAAGAACTCACCTGGCCACACTAATGGAGACACATCAGTGGAGATTAAAGAGCCTGACACATCCAAACCCAAACCAATTGAAGCAGGTTTGCTCTCAGAACCAGTAAGCCAG GTGTGTGACCTTTTAGATCTCTTGGGTGGGACAGACACACCTCTTCAGCCCAGCCCTGTCCCAACCAGCACTCCAACAACTACCTCTAGCGCAGATCTTCTCGACCTGCTGGGAGGACTGGAGCCGACACCAG TTCCCGCTGTGTCAGTCTATGAGAAGAATGGATTGAGCCTGAAGATCCAATgtgacaaacaaacagaaactgaGGTCATAGTCACCCTTATTGCCTCTAACTTTACTCAGAGTGACATCACCAACTTCACTCTTCAAGCAGCAGTCCCAAAG AGTGTTCAGCTGCAAATGAAAGCTCCGAGTGGAAATGTGATTCCCGCACATGGCCTTGGTCAAGTCACGCAGACTGTTTTACTTAACAACCCTAACAAG GTCAGCCTTAAGATGCGGATCCGTGTGTCTTACTCAAATCAGGGTGCAGTGCATCAGGACACTGTACAAATTGACTCCTTTCCCAGCGCAGCCTGTCAGCCATCAATCAGCCCTTTGTGA
- the slc7a8b gene encoding large neutral amino acids transporter small subunit 2 isoform X1, translating into MSSSGARRRAASVPDTDPDNGEPAVTLKKEIGLLSACGIIVGNIIGSGIFVSPKGVLENCSSVGLALIVWTLTGVITAISALCYAELGVTIPKSGGDYSYVKDIFGGLAGFLRLWIAVLVIYPTNQAVIALTFANYTLQPLFPSCFPPERALGLLAAVCLLLLTWINCFSVRWATRVQDVFTTGKLLALCLIIIMGVVQICKGHFYWLEPEHAFHPLQPYDMGRIALAFLQGSFAYAGWNFLNYVTEELIDPYRNLPRAIFISIPLVTFVYVFANIAYVTAMSPQELMASNAVAVTFGEKLLGVMSWIMPISVALSTFGGVNGSLFTSSRLFFAGAREGHLPRLLAMIHVNRCTPIPALLFTCISTLLMLCTSDIYTLINYVGFINYLFYGVTVAGQIVLRIKQPDIHRPIKVSLAWPVIFLIFWAFLLVFSLYSEPVVCCIGLAIMLSGVPVYLFGVYWENKPKSFNSFVAKLTHLGQKLFMVVYPAEGSEDGKEDKDEAE; encoded by the exons ATGAGCAGCAGTGGCGCCCGACGCAGGGCTGCATCAGTGCCTGACACAGACCCCGACAACGGAGAACCAGCAGTGACCTTAAAGAAAGAGATCGGACTCCTCAGTGCATGTGGTATTATTGTAG GTAACATCATTGGGTCTGGGATCTTTGTAAGTCCAAAGGGTGTTTTGGAAAATTGCAGCTCAGTGGGTCTGGCTCTCATAGTGTGGACCCTGACTGGAGTCATCACTGCCATCAGTGCTCTGTGCTATGCTGAACTTGGAGTCACAATCCCAAAATCAGGCGGAGACTACTCCTATGTTAAGGACATCTTTGGAGGACTAGCTGG GTTTCTAAGGCTGTGGATTGCAGTGTTGGTGATCTATCCAACTAACCAGGCTGTGATTGCCCTCACGTTTGCCAATTACACATTGCAGCCACTCTTCCCTTCCTGCTTCCCTCCAGAGAGAGCGCTGGGTCTGCTCGCCGCCGTCTGCCTGT TGCTGTTAACTTGGATTAACTGCTTCAGTGTCCGCTGGGCGACGCGTGTACAGGATGTGTTCACCACGGGCAAACTCCTCGCCCTCTGCCTTATAATCATCATGGGCGTTGTGCAGATCTGCAAGG GTCATTTTTATTGGTTGGAGCCAGAACATGCATTTCATCCTCTTCAGCCCTATGACATGGGCCGCATTGCACTCGCTTTCCTTCAAGGTTCCTTTGCTTATGCAGGCTGGAACTTTCTTAATTATGTAACAGAAGAGCTCATTGACCCCTACAG GAATCTGCCTCGTGCAATCTTCATCTCAATCCCTCTGGTCACTTTCGTCTATGTGTTTGCGAATATTGCATATGTTACAGCTATGAGCCCTCAGGAGCTGATGGCCTCCAATGCTGTTGCTGTG ACATTTGGTGAAAAGCTGCTTGGGGTGATGTCATGGATCATGCCCatctctgtggctctctccacTTTCGGAGGGGTTAATGGGTCTCTTTTTACATCATCAAG GTTATTCTTTGCAGGTGCAAGGGAAGGGCATCTTCCCCGTCTGTTGGCAATGATTCATGTGAACCGCTGTACACCTATCCCAGCTTTGCTTTTCACT TGCATATCAACTCTGCTGATGTTATGCACCAGTGACATATACACCCTCATCAACTATGTTGGCTTCATCAACTACCTGTTTTATGGGGTCACTGTTGCCGGGCAGATCGTGCTTCGCATCAAACAACCAGACATACATCGACCAATCAAG GTGAGCTTGGCGTGGCCAGTAATTTTCCTGATTTTCTGGGCATTCCTGCTGGTCTTCTCTCTGTACTCGGAGCCTGTGGTGTGTTGCATTGGTCTGGCCATTATGTTGTCAGGTGTTCCTGTATATTTATTTGGCGTCTATTGGGAAAATAAGCCCAAGAGCTTCAACTCATTTGTTG CTAAACTGACACACTTGGGGCAGAAATTGTTCATGGTGGTTTACCCAGCTGAGGGAAGTGAAGATGGGAAGGAAGACAAAGACGAAGCTGAATAG
- the slc7a8b gene encoding large neutral amino acids transporter small subunit 2 isoform X3, with amino-acid sequence MGVVQICKGHFYWLEPEHAFHPLQPYDMGRIALAFLQGSFAYAGWNFLNYVTEELIDPYRNLPRAIFISIPLVTFVYVFANIAYVTAMSPQELMASNAVAVTFGEKLLGVMSWIMPISVALSTFGGVNGSLFTSSRLFFAGAREGHLPRLLAMIHVNRCTPIPALLFTCISTLLMLCTSDIYTLINYVGFINYLFYGVTVAGQIVLRIKQPDIHRPIKVSLAWPVIFLIFWAFLLVFSLYSEPVVCCIGLAIMLSGVPVYLFGVYWENKPKSFNSFVAKLTHLGQKLFMVVYPAEGSEDGKEDKDEAE; translated from the exons ATGGGCGTTGTGCAGATCTGCAAGG GTCATTTTTATTGGTTGGAGCCAGAACATGCATTTCATCCTCTTCAGCCCTATGACATGGGCCGCATTGCACTCGCTTTCCTTCAAGGTTCCTTTGCTTATGCAGGCTGGAACTTTCTTAATTATGTAACAGAAGAGCTCATTGACCCCTACAG GAATCTGCCTCGTGCAATCTTCATCTCAATCCCTCTGGTCACTTTCGTCTATGTGTTTGCGAATATTGCATATGTTACAGCTATGAGCCCTCAGGAGCTGATGGCCTCCAATGCTGTTGCTGTG ACATTTGGTGAAAAGCTGCTTGGGGTGATGTCATGGATCATGCCCatctctgtggctctctccacTTTCGGAGGGGTTAATGGGTCTCTTTTTACATCATCAAG GTTATTCTTTGCAGGTGCAAGGGAAGGGCATCTTCCCCGTCTGTTGGCAATGATTCATGTGAACCGCTGTACACCTATCCCAGCTTTGCTTTTCACT TGCATATCAACTCTGCTGATGTTATGCACCAGTGACATATACACCCTCATCAACTATGTTGGCTTCATCAACTACCTGTTTTATGGGGTCACTGTTGCCGGGCAGATCGTGCTTCGCATCAAACAACCAGACATACATCGACCAATCAAG GTGAGCTTGGCGTGGCCAGTAATTTTCCTGATTTTCTGGGCATTCCTGCTGGTCTTCTCTCTGTACTCGGAGCCTGTGGTGTGTTGCATTGGTCTGGCCATTATGTTGTCAGGTGTTCCTGTATATTTATTTGGCGTCTATTGGGAAAATAAGCCCAAGAGCTTCAACTCATTTGTTG CTAAACTGACACACTTGGGGCAGAAATTGTTCATGGTGGTTTACCCAGCTGAGGGAAGTGAAGATGGGAAGGAAGACAAAGACGAAGCTGAATAG
- the slc7a8b gene encoding large neutral amino acids transporter small subunit 2 isoform X2, translated as MSSSGARRRAASVPDTDPDNGEPAVTLKKEIGLLSACGIIVGNIIGSGIFVSPKGVLENCSSVGLALIVWTLTGVITAISALCYAELGVTIPKSGGDYSYVKDIFGGLAGFLRLWIAVLVIYPTNQAVIALTFANYTLQPLFPSCFPPERALGLLAAVCLLLLTWINCFSVRWATRVQDVFTTGKLLALCLIIIMGVVQICKGHFYWLEPEHAFHPLQPYDMGRIALAFLQGSFAYAGWNFLNYVTEELIDPYRNLPRAIFISIPLVTFVYVFANIAYVTAMSPQELMASNAVAVTFGEKLLGVMSWIMPISVALSTFGGVNGSLFTSSRLFFAGAREGHLPRLLAMIHVNRCTPIPALLFTCISTLLMLCTSDIYTLINYVGFINYLFYGVTVAGQIVLRIKQPDIHRPIKVSLHR; from the exons ATGAGCAGCAGTGGCGCCCGACGCAGGGCTGCATCAGTGCCTGACACAGACCCCGACAACGGAGAACCAGCAGTGACCTTAAAGAAAGAGATCGGACTCCTCAGTGCATGTGGTATTATTGTAG GTAACATCATTGGGTCTGGGATCTTTGTAAGTCCAAAGGGTGTTTTGGAAAATTGCAGCTCAGTGGGTCTGGCTCTCATAGTGTGGACCCTGACTGGAGTCATCACTGCCATCAGTGCTCTGTGCTATGCTGAACTTGGAGTCACAATCCCAAAATCAGGCGGAGACTACTCCTATGTTAAGGACATCTTTGGAGGACTAGCTGG GTTTCTAAGGCTGTGGATTGCAGTGTTGGTGATCTATCCAACTAACCAGGCTGTGATTGCCCTCACGTTTGCCAATTACACATTGCAGCCACTCTTCCCTTCCTGCTTCCCTCCAGAGAGAGCGCTGGGTCTGCTCGCCGCCGTCTGCCTGT TGCTGTTAACTTGGATTAACTGCTTCAGTGTCCGCTGGGCGACGCGTGTACAGGATGTGTTCACCACGGGCAAACTCCTCGCCCTCTGCCTTATAATCATCATGGGCGTTGTGCAGATCTGCAAGG GTCATTTTTATTGGTTGGAGCCAGAACATGCATTTCATCCTCTTCAGCCCTATGACATGGGCCGCATTGCACTCGCTTTCCTTCAAGGTTCCTTTGCTTATGCAGGCTGGAACTTTCTTAATTATGTAACAGAAGAGCTCATTGACCCCTACAG GAATCTGCCTCGTGCAATCTTCATCTCAATCCCTCTGGTCACTTTCGTCTATGTGTTTGCGAATATTGCATATGTTACAGCTATGAGCCCTCAGGAGCTGATGGCCTCCAATGCTGTTGCTGTG ACATTTGGTGAAAAGCTGCTTGGGGTGATGTCATGGATCATGCCCatctctgtggctctctccacTTTCGGAGGGGTTAATGGGTCTCTTTTTACATCATCAAG GTTATTCTTTGCAGGTGCAAGGGAAGGGCATCTTCCCCGTCTGTTGGCAATGATTCATGTGAACCGCTGTACACCTATCCCAGCTTTGCTTTTCACT TGCATATCAACTCTGCTGATGTTATGCACCAGTGACATATACACCCTCATCAACTATGTTGGCTTCATCAACTACCTGTTTTATGGGGTCACTGTTGCCGGGCAGATCGTGCTTCGCATCAAACAACCAGACATACATCGACCAATCAAG GTTTCACTCCACAGGTGA